In one bacterium genomic region, the following are encoded:
- the rplL gene encoding 50S ribosomal protein L7/L12 (present in two forms; L12 is normal, while L7 is aminoacylated at the N-terminal serine; the only multicopy ribosomal protein; 4:1 ratio of L7/L12 per ribosome; two L12 dimers bind L10; critically important for translation efficiency and fidelity; stimulates GTPase activity of translation factors), translating into MSSTIDQVVGIIENMSVMELSQLSKTLQEKFGVTAAAPVA; encoded by the coding sequence GTGTCCAGCACCATCGATCAAGTGGTTGGCATCATCGAAAACATGTCGGTGATGGAGCTGTCGCAGCTGTCGAAGACGCTGCAGGAGAAGTTTGGCGTGACCGCGGCCGCGCCGGTGGC